Within Bos indicus x Bos taurus breed Angus x Brahman F1 hybrid chromosome 2, Bos_hybrid_MaternalHap_v2.0, whole genome shotgun sequence, the genomic segment AGTGCACAGACGTTTGGACCAAGGGCCTTTTGCTTATTATCCTCACAACATGATAGTCTTATATTTGGGATTAGTAACATGCTTTACAAATGATTTAAACAACCAGCTTTACATGTCAATCAGCAATTAGTTTTCTACTTTATTTACtgggtaagagaaacccagaaaaaaatgtctatagGCCCCAGAGCATGCTGATAAACTAAGAGGCCAATAAAACGAATAAAAATGCTTGAATTTTAGCCCTTGACTCAATGGTTATACGCACAAATATGACTTTCACTAaggatattatttatattatttatttgttaagaTTTGTCTCAGATTCAGTTTATAACTATATAATACTGCATTAGGAGTAATGGCAAATGCTATTTTTAGAGAAAGATTTAGAAATTGTATGCCTTAGCTGCAgaattctttaataaaaatataaactgtgtTTCTTTAATTGTACTAAATGCATTGCCTTTGAAATTAGGGTCTGCCTTTGTTTTACACTGGTAGCGTGATTGCTCCCTGTAACACTTGCTGAAGTCTAGCATTTTCTTGTGCTTAAAATTCATTTACAGGTTTCCTCCACCATCTGAAAGCAGAGAGCATTCTATGAAACCTTAATTgaaatggcataaagcaaagaagccATGACCTCCAGACACATCTTGCTAATGGATGCACAAATAAACTGAGATCAAGCATGGATGCTCAGAGACACCATCCAAAGTCCTGGTGACTTGATGCTGAGATGCCTGTGTGGTTCCTGGGAGGGAGCTTGGCACTGCCTCTGCAAAGGTTCGCAGCAAAACAAACGCTGAACAAGGTTCCCCttttttttgtaaaagcaaaaatcctcCTCTAGTTTTTTCCTGTGAGCAAAAACTAATGCAGGTCTTTCGTAAAAGCAAAGTAGTGAAAAGCACTTTCAAAAAGCAGGGGAAACCTGtaactgttgagttttccagaaGCACTTAGACACCTTATTTTCACCTTACAAAGAAGTAACTAGGTTGAGAAGCTTTCATTCTCTGTGTTAAAAGCTATATCTAAAACCCTAGTCGGAGTATGGATGATGAGATAGTTTTTAGAAGGGCATTTCTACCAGTGACTCAACAGGCTGTCTTTGCAGGACACTGTCATCTCTAAGGTGCACGTGGTCCATAGCGCCTCTCCCCACACGGACAGGCAGCGCTGCTCTCACATGAAGCCATGGCAACGGCATTTAAAACAACAGTGCCAGTTATGGGACAACACGCTTTCCCACGACATGTCACAGGCTCCTCACAGGAACCATGTGAGGAATGCATGAGGATGACAAGGGAATCTTACACGGAACATCACAGGACACTACACATTTGCACcatccatgtatttttttctggattGTTCTATAATTTGAATACACGGTTGAATGAGTAAAAAGAGGATTCCTACCATGTAGAGTAAACCGCTTATATAGAAGGAAAAGTCATATTTTTGGGTGATGTCGTAGATCCAccctacaaaacagaaaagaatatattcagCATAATGAAGTTGACATAAACAAAGTCAAGAACACAAAGCAAACATTTATTGCTACTATAAGTAATTTTCTAAGAATGTATTATATGTCATTTAATGCCCCAGACATTTCTTGTAGCCATTTTTGAGTCTGGGCACTGTTGGAACCTGAATTCTCAGTGCCTGGGAATGACTACATTTACCTTTAAAGCCACTGGGGTGCTTTTAAAGGCACTGAAACAGTAGCTGGCAGACTTATGGGGAAAATGTGGCTCATAGCCCTTGGGGGTAACTTTTAAGCAGGCACAAAGCCAACAGTGAAAAATGACTCTAACGATTGTCTTTTTTACACAAATCTTTTCTAAAACCTCAAAACATTTCTGAAGAAGTTTCTAGTGTGTATCCAAAGAGGCTGAGCAGAAGATACTTGAACTTTGATTCATTCTGAAGTATATGAGGGTAAACATCTGTTCGAGAAGGAATCAAAATTTCTAGGTtttatgaaattcacatttataactataaactttaatatatatttaaacttatgAAAGTTTAAATTGCCAAAGACATAGCCTTAAATGGTAAGTTatcagttcttttaaaaaatactttactcTTAACGTTAGAGtctgatgggcttccctagtggctcaggggtaaagaatacacctgtcgatgcaggagacacgtgtttgatccctgggttgggaagattcactggagaaggaaatggcaacccactctagtattcttgcctgggaaatcccagggacagaggagcctggtgggctatagtacttggggtcacaaaaagagttggaaagacttagcaactaaacaacaacaatattagtCTGATACTTTCATATAATCTTACTAGGGACTTCGTAAAATTCTACCGTACTTCATGGATTCTAAGATACCATGAATTACATGATGCTTCATTAtcttatatatcaataaaaaaggaataattgTCAATTAAAATATGACTTGATGTTTTCTTAGAACTATGTAAAAGGCATTCTGacttcagagatgttaaaatgtagaaaaaaagtttcagaaaCTATGAGGCATGATGTTTCATTCACTTCAGTGATTAATTCTAAGGATCAGTCACATGTCATGGTCCCCACATTGCCAGTTATGCAAACTGAGAGGATTAAGCTAGATGCAGAATTTTATTTAtggtaaaaatgtaaacattcacTTTTTCCATTTCAGCAAGTACATTAAGTAGCAGAGGcacacgaccaagataatcacgatggtgtgatcactcacctagagccagacatcctggaatgtgaagtcaagtgggccttaggaagtatcactaggaacaaagctagtggaggtgatggaattccagttgagctatttcaaatcctgaaagatgactctgtgaaagtgctgcactcaatatgccagcaaatttggaaaactcagcagtggccacagaactggaaaaggtgagttttcattccaatcccaaagaaaggcaatgccaaagaatgctcaaactactgtacaattgcattcatctcacacgctagtaaagtaatgctcaaaattctccaagccaggcttcagcaatacgtgaaccgtgaacttccagatgttcaagctagttttagaaaaggcagagaaaccagagatcaaattgccaacatccgttggatcatggaaaaagcaagagatttccagaaaaacatttatttctgctttattgactatgccaaagcctttgactgtgtggatcacaataaactgtggaaaattctgaaagagatggaaataccagaccacctcacctgcctcttgagaaacctacatgcaagtcaggaagcaacagtttgaatggatatggaacaacagactggttccaaataggaaaaggagtacatcaaggctgtatattgtcaccctacttatttaacttatatgcagagtacatcacgagaaacgctgggctggaagaagcacaagctggaatcaaaattgctgggagaaatataaataacctcagatatgcagatgacaccacccttatggcagaaagtgaagaggaactaaaaagtctcttgatgaaagtgaaagaggagagtgaagaagttggctcaacattcagaaaacgaagatcatggcatccagtcccatcacttcatgggaaatagatggggaaacagtggaaacagtatcggactttattttttgggctccaaaatcactgcaaatggtgactgcagccatgaaattaaaagacgcttactccttggaaggaaagttatgaccaacctagatagcatattgaagagcagagacattactttgccaacaaaggtccatctagtcaaggctatggtttttccagtggtcatgtatggatgtgagagttggactgtgaagaaagtagagcaccaaagaattgatccttttgaactgtggtgttggagaagactcttgagagtcccttggactgcaaggagatccaaccagtccattctgaaggagatcagccctgggatttctttggaaggaatgatgctaaaggtgaaactccagtactttggccacctcatgcgaagagtttactcattggaaaagactctgatgctgggagggattgggagcaggaggagaaggggacgacagaggacgagatggctggatggcatcaccgactcgatggacgtgagtctgagtgaactccgggagttggtgatggacagggaggcctggcgtgctgcgattcatgggatcgcaaagagttggacacaactgagtgactgaactgaactgaactgaagaaaaatataaatgatttaatgACCAAACATAGTATTCCATGGccacttttaaaaagtatctaaTGATACTGCAAATGAATGCATAAATGTAACTTACAACCCTCTCCCACCAATAAACAGCTACACAAAATCAACTGCTAAATGTGTAAACTAGTTCCTCTGACTTCCTGCGTGATATCTGTATCTCTTGCTTATTGTAGCCAGTGCTTAATGTTCCTGAATGAGTCAAGGCcatcataaagaaaaacaaacacttaatagcatcaaaaatgtATACTTTGCAAAAATCCCTCAACAGCTATGAATTCTGGATATACTTTAAAAGGAAACCAAGCTTTTGAGTCTGTTATTTGAtacataaaagaagagaaaatcagaatCTTTAAATGTGGCTTAGTAAATGTtctatccagagaaggcaatggcaccccactcagtactcttgcctggaaaatcccatggacggaggagcctggtaggctgtagtccatggggtcgctaagagtcggacacgactgagcgacttccctttcacttttcactttcacgcgttagagaaggaaatggcaacccactccagtgttcttgcctggagaatcccagggatgggggagcctggtgggctgccgtctatggggtcgcacagagtcggacacgactgaagcgacttagcagcagcagcagcagcaaatgttcTATCATCTTTTTTTTACTCTCCAATTTGAGACAAGAGGGACAGATAAGATTACGCATATAATCCAGAAACAGTGATTCGGCTTCAGCACTGAATCAGAAAGTTCACTGACACGTGAACTAAAATACACCCAGCTTTGCTAGTGCCTCCATTTGTCAGCTGTGGAGCACTGTGAATTATGATGAAGTGAAGAATTCACTGGCAGATAATGCTGAGTGGTATGTCTTCACAAGCAGAGTACAAGACAGCACTATCTTAAGTTATAATTTGTAAAAAATCAATACATATAAACAAGGTTCTTTTAACAGTCCACTCATTCCAGATGAACACTGATCTTGTTGGTTTAACAGTTCATTCCTCACTTTTCTATGATCAAGTCATTGGGAGTTAGAAAGTGGTGCCTCTAAACAACCAACAGCTCAAACAGGTTGATTTTCCACCACTGCTTAACATGAACTCAGAGACAGGACAAAATCCTCATTAGAAAATTAATatgtacttgggcttccctggtgactcagaggttaaagcgtctgcccccaacgcgggagacccaggttcaatccctgggtcaggaagatcccctggagagggaaatggcaacccactccagtattcttgcctggagaatctcatggatggaggagcctggtgggctacagtccatggggtcgcaaagagtcggacatgactgagcgacttcacttcacttcagtgatttttttcaataaaaatttcagttcagaCTATTTACTTACTTACTGTTTTGTTAGAAGTGGTTGAGTACAAGCTCCAGGGCTCTGGGACATGCCCCTATGCACCTCTCTTGCTGCCCCGAACCCAAATAGAGGCACAAGCCATTCTGAATTTTTTGGAGTTTCAAGCACATTTGTCTTGGCACCCTGACTGTACATGTACTATTACTCCTTCTGGGGGGACAGTAATAAACCCATCACCCTTAGAGAACATCCTACCATCGCCTTCCACCACTCCATCATCCCTGTTGCCTGCAGACTATAGAAAACAGCACTTGGTATTGTTATAGCCTCACACTGAATTAgttatattttaaactctttcaCCTTTCCTCTACAAGTATAAACTTCTGTAAAAACACCTTCACACGTCCCAGTCTTTAAAAGTAACTCAATTTTTCAAAAAGTGCAACCAACTTTACCAAACAATTTGACAGTGCAAATTGTTAGGAGTGGCCCTAACTGTTACATTAAATGAATTCCATGGTTTTCTCCAATCTACCTTTAGGATTTATTCTGAAATGATTCCAGATCCTGCCATCTCTGCTAGTTTGAACTCAACCCAGTCCTGAGTCTGATGCAAAGCAGGTCAGGAGACAGCACTTCTATCACATGCTTCAGTCCAGCACATAGGGACAGAACTCGTTAGCAACGACACATTTCAGAGGAGACGCCCACCTCATTCATCCATCACCCATCTCTCCCGTCCTTCACCCATCTCTCCCTATAGGTCTGATCTCAGTCCTTTGTTTTGGAGCTCGGAATTCTTGGCAGTCCTGATCCAACCATCAACTGAAATCAACAGCTTCAAAGTAAAAACCTGGTTCCTTAttaatttgcattcctttttcatttGAGTCTATCAAATGAGGAGTGATGGCTGTTTTTCTTACTTAATAAATAAGTGTTCCAAGCTCTtggtgaaaaaaattacaaattattgTTAGCCTGTTACATTTTGTGTGAATACTGGAGATAATTGTGGATGCTTGGTCAGTCAAATCTGGTGGCTGAGTTTTGCTATACTTTACCCTGGAAACATCTAAAAAAGGATCTACTATTACTACGTCTTTTAAAAGAGACAAACTGAATGCCCAGAACATTATACAATGAATTACATCAAGAAGTTAGTGTTGCTAAATGACACGGTTGAAGTGACTGTTTAATATCTCTGATTGCATATTCTTCTGCTAAATGGATATGTGTGATTATCTAACATGCTACTAAATTgtaccagattttttttaatgccagtagaaatcactttgaaaaatggaaaacacattcatttttaaacccattaaaaaagaaaaagctaatgTGAACAGTAATTTTCCTTATAGCACTTCAAGCTAAGTAATAATTTCTAGCCCACCTGGAATTTCTAGCAAGAATTTAATGTGGTTATTTAGTCACTCATATTGCCAGCCACTGCTATAATGCATAAAGGCTGGCCTTGTGTCTCATTGCAATATTGGctccttggcctggaaaatcaATGAATTAAACACAATGCAGTTAGCCAATCATGATGCTCAGCATTTCTCAGCGCATAGGTTCAgtggaagaagaaataaacaaaaagaaggaaaggccCCTTTAGGTTGCTGGCCTGGAGATGTACATCAGAACATTGATTTTAACATTTCCATGGCAGCATTttgaggattccctggtggctcggatggtaaagaatctgcctgcaatgtgggagacccaggtttgatccctaggttgggaagatccactagagaagggaatggctacccactccagcactcctgcctggagaatcccatggacagaggagactggggggctACACTATGGCAGCATTTAACACACATCCACCATTAATACAGTGCTTTCTACCATCCATCATGGATCAAATTCAGCTACAGACTCCACTTCTAGGGAGGAACCTTGAAGCAGAGATCAGACCTGAGGACTGAGAGGTGGGTATAACTCCCTATCTTCTAGTTGTAATTCCTTTCCCTTCCACTCAAGAAAGGGCACTAGAATTCAAATGTGTGAAAAGGAAATGACCATAGGGATGGGATAAGAAAACCATGCTGTCAGACCTTGGTGCTTTAATTAACACTGATCATGAATTACGCAGTACCTCATAGCTGCTTTGTGATAGATAGATTGCTACTGCAATCTAATGAAAAAGtacaagtgaaagtcgctcactttcttttcactactctttgcgaccccatggactatagagtccatggaattctccaggccagaatactggagtgggaagcctttcccttctccaggggatcttcccaacccagggatcaaaccccacgtctcccgcattgcaggcggattctttaccagctgagccacaagggaagtccaagaatactggagtgggtagcctagcccttcaagggatcttcgagacccaggaatcgaactggggtctcccacattgcaggtggattctttaccaactgagctatcagggaagcccattgcaaTCTAATGGAtcagtataaaataatttcagactgACCATTAGAAGCAGAAAGTACCCCCTGATCATGCAAAGAAACATCAATGGCAGATTCTATTTCCACATACAATATATCTGAAGGACTTACAACAAGAGGGTGGATGAGTCACTGATTAAGTCCCCATCCCCTTAATGGATATTTAACTTCTTTGGAAGTTACCACTGGTTGATTAATCCAATTCCCATTCCaaatcttttctcctttccttcctctagtCCCGAGGCTAGAACGGAAAGTTCTCCAATTTTCATTTTCCCTTGAAGCTTAGACTCACTGTGAGACATGGTTCTGGCCAATTAGATATAAGTGGAAGTCTGCTGGGACTTTCAtcccttcctctttcttgttATTAGTAAGTTTGTAGTGACTGGAGCCACTGGAGCCAGTATGTGACTGTGAGCAACCAGCATGAGTAAAAGGCCAAAAGGATCTTGAGACATTGTCTCAATATCATCTAGTTTCTGAACTCCAGATTTCTGGTTATGTGATGCAATTAAATCTCTATTTAAGCTATTGTTGTTGGGGTGTGATTTTACAACCAAATGCATCCCTAACTGATAGAGAATTCTATACAATGAGATCACCGAGCAGTTCTGACTTTTCAGCTGCCAACAGTCTACTGCATTGCTATAGATATTCACTGTCACCTAGAAATGCTGGCTTGCACTTCTGTGTATGAGCAGAAAATAGGAGCAGCCTGACTCAGAAGGGGCCCCATATGTAGCCTCTGGGTTTCCTAAAACAAGTCTTGCGTTTTAAACTTTAGACAGCCAGCTGCCAGCATTGTCAGCTgaactgttattgttcagttgctaagttgtgtccaactctttacgaccccatggactgtagcctgccaggctcctctgtccttcagtatctccgggagtttgctcaaacacatgtccactgattcggtgatgccacccaaccacctcattctctgtcacccccttctcctcctgccctcaatctttctgagcatcagttgaataaaaaaaaaaaaaaatatatatatatatatatatatataatttctggaGCTTCAAATCGTGTTGGGTGGGACATAAAGATGGGTGTGTTAGTTAGCACAAGCCCTCTGCCAGTAGGGCCCTAGGATAGGAGATGACTGTGGGTCTGTAGGGAGACTgggaagagaggtgggagggTTTCGGCCTGAATCCATGAGTTTCCCCAGCTACCGGGAAGAAGTATTTCTGCACAGGATATGAGAATAAAGGGCCAGGAGCAGccagaaaggagagggtgggacattTGAATAGGTGAGGCTCCTCCGGTGAAAACCCTGCCCAGAACTTCTGGTAGCTCTCACAACTGCTGCCCAACCCCGGCCTGGATGCCCCCAACAGCCACCTCCTGAGACCACCTGGGTGTTAATATTTGACCCCAGCCTCTGTCATGCCTTGCaggctcctgccttcaatctcagGACTGTGGGGAGACTCTGTGACTTTGCCCAGCACCTGACTTCTTGGGGACTGGGTCAATCTGCCACAAAGCTTAAAACTTGCCCAGAATGACAGGTTCAGAGATGTACCTGCCCAGGCATGGGACTCCTCCTGGGTGCCTATGGCTTCTGGCATGCCTTATGCAAGTAGTAAATTCTCCACTGAACTGAGGTGAACGTATGTGAGAGATCTCACCCTAGATGTTGGCAACTGGAGGCCTCTGGGCCTTGGGTAAGCAGAATGTCCCACCTCTCCCCAAATGCCCACATGCTAATCTCTGGAACCTGTGAAGTTACCTTAGGCGGCAAAAGGGACtctgcagatggaattaagtttAGGATCTTGAGATGGGTTTTTTTCTGGATTATCCAGTGGACCCAATGCCACAGGCATCTTTAAAAATGAGAGGAGGCAGCAGAGTCAGAACCACGGAGAAACGAGAAGATGCTCTGCTGCTGGCATAGATGATGGAGGAAGGGGTCAGGGGACAAAAAAGCAGGTGGTCCCCAGAAGCTGCAAAAGGCAAGCAAACATATTGCCCCAGAGAGCTTCCAGAAAGAATACGGTTCCACCAACACCTTGGTTTTGGCCCACTGTGATccagtccttggaaggaaagttatgaccaacctagaaagcatattaaaaagcagcgagacactactttgccaacaaagatccgtctagtcaaggctatggtttttccagtggtcacgtatggatgtgagagttagactataaagaaagctgagcgctgaagaattgatgcttttgaactgtggtgttagagaagactcttgagaatcccttggaccgcaaggagatccaaccagtccatcctaaaggagatcagccctgggtgttcattggaaggactgatgctgaagctcaaactccaatactttggccacccgatgcaaagagctgacttatctgaaaagaccctgatgctgggaaagattgagggcaggaggagaaggggacgacagaggatgagatggttggatggcatcattgactcaatggacatgggtttgagtggactccaggagttggtggcatgctacagttcatggggttgcaaagagttggacatgactgagcaactgaactgaaccgaactgatccAGTTTAGCCTTCTGACCTCTAGAACTGTAAGATtatacatttgtattgttttaagccagtaaGTTTGTGGAGATTTACTACAGCACCAGTAGAAAACTcctgggcttctcaagtggcactagtggtaaagaacctgcctgccaatgcgggagatgtaaaagatacgggttcgatccctgggtcaggaagatcccctggaggagggcatggcaacccactccagcgttcttgcctggagaatcccatcccatggacagaggagcctagtgggctacagtccatgggatcgcaaagagtcggacatgactgaagcaacttagcacacacacagaaactccTACAGGGCTAGCTCCAGCCCACAGATCTGTTGAATCTACAGATGTGTTTTGAAAATCTGGAAAAGTCAcctgagagtgcagagtcctagcttCTCGTGGGTtgttggttgggggtggggggactgctAACAACAGGAGAGCTAGTCAtgattttctgttatttcttggTGAAATCAGCTTGAACTGGCAGAGACTGCCTCCTTCTAATGGGGTGCAGGCTCTGCACTATGGCAGTCTCTGTTTTACCAGCCTGGTTGTTTATCTCACAGGTTAAGGACCAAAAGTTCATCTACATTCTATGTGAAAGAATAACCTTTAAGTTGCTAAAATTTATACACAAGAAATTGGGGGCAGGAATGGGGGCAGGGAGAAAGGATTGTGTGCACACATGGAAACTTACTTCATATTCATCCtggatttttaatataaatgagaaCTCGACCTTTCTACATGCACTCTAAGCTCTTAATGCCTTGAAGGGTTTACCTGCAAAAGGCGGTCCCAGCAACGCAGAGATGCCGTTAGCACAGATGATGATTCCGTAGGCATTGGCCAGGTGCTCAATCCCCACCAAGTCTTCCGTCACCACGGGCATCAGGGAGAAATAACCGCTGGAAAAGCCTATCAGGGCACAGATGACTGCCAGGCCGGCATAGGTGTGCATCAAGGGCAGAATAAAAATACTGAGGACCAGGGTGAAGTTGGCCATCAGGAAGACATTCCACACGCTGATGCAGGGTAGGTCGGCCACAATGCCCAGGACCACTTTCCCGAAGATGTGAACTATGGCTATGATCGAAGTCAGGGGGAACACATCATTTTGCTCTGATAAATTGTACAAGTTGACTATTTCTGGGAGGTGAATGAAAGGGATGACGAAGCTGCTGTAGGCAAacagagcccagaaaataaaggcGACAAACATCCGATTAGTAAAGAGCGAGGCTGTCCCAAAATAGCCCGAGTACCAGTCCCAAAAGCCCTTCCTGACCCTCATGGTCAGCTGGCTCACCGTCTTCAGAAGCCGGAAGGCGCACATGTCCTTTCTGTGCGCGGCTTTCTCCTGGCACGCCTGGGCGGGCGCGTCCCCGAGGGAGCTGTCCTCGGTGCCAGGGCCTCCCCGCTTCTCCTCGGCGTCCCTCAGTTGTCCGCTGGACCTGATCGATTCGGTGGAGTGAGCCGGCAGGACGTGGTGCGGCGCCTTCCCTTCCGGACCATCGCCGTCCATCCCAGGTGAGAGGGGCCTCATTAGCGCCCCGCACACACACAGGTTCAGGGACACGGCGCCCTGGATGAACATGGCGTTCCGCCAGCCGTACTCCGCGCACAGGTACTTGAGCAACACCGTCATGAGGAACGTGCCGAAGCCGGTCCCGGTGGTGCTGAGACCCTGGGCGAGCGCGCGCCTCTTCTGAAAGTACCTGCCCACCATGACCACGGCCGGCAGGTAGGCCATCCCGCTGCCGAAGCCTGCGGCCCCGAGAGGGGAGAAAAGGCAGACAGCACAACGTAAATGGCCACAGCCCCAGCTGGCAGCCTTCGAGATCATCTGCATCTCATTATCTTCATCTCGGTAACTGTTTTTGAATAACAACgatggtttagctgctaagtcgcctcccactcttgcaaccccacggactagatatagcctgccaggctcctctgtccatgggatgttccaggccaaatactggagtgggttgccatttccttctccaaataacgATAGCCAGTACTTATTGACCACTCACCGGGGTCCATGTGCTTTACAGACATTACCACAGGTAATCCCCTCTATAAAATTGTAACATCTTACACAATAGATgccattattcccattttgtacTTGGAGAAGCTGACACTCAGAAAGACTCTGAACCCAGGTGTGTTTTTGGCGTCCAAAATGTGGGCTTTTCCTGCTGTGGCCTACACCCACCCcgagttttctcttcttttgtataACTTTTAAACAAAGATATAAtcatgtttgtttaaaaaaaaaggagcttGGGAGGTAAGTACCAAGACCATCACCCACAGAAGCCTGTTTCTAGTCCATCATTTCTCCCAACAGGCTTTTCAGCATAGGTTAcaccaataataataaaaaattatattagat encodes:
- the SLC16A14 gene encoding monocarboxylate transporter 14 isoform X2, whose product is MYTSHEDIGYDFEDDPKDKKTLKPHPDIDGGWAWVMVLSSFFVHILIMGSQMALGVLNVEWLEEFHQSRGLTAWVSSLSMGVTLIVGPFIGLFINTCGCRRTAIIGGLLNSLGWVLSAYAVNVYYLFITFGLAAGFGSGMAYLPAVVMVGRYFQKRRALAQGLSTTGTGFGTFLMTVLLKYLCAEYGWRNAMFIQGAVSLNLCVCGALMRPLSPGMDGDGPEGKAPHHVLPAHSTESIRSSGQLRDAEEKRGGPGTEDSSLGDAPAQACQEKAAHRKDMCAFRLLKTVSQLTMRVRKGFWDWYSGYFGTASLFTNRMFVAFIFWALFAYSSFVIPFIHLPEIVNLYNLSEQNDVFPLTSIIAIVHIFGKVVLGIVADLPCISVWNVFLMANFTLVLSIFILPLMHTYAGLAVICALIGFSSGYFSLMPVVTEDLVGIEHLANAYGIIICANGISALLGPPFAGWIYDITQKYDFSFYISGLLYMVGILFLLIQPCIQIIEQSRKKYMDGANV
- the SLC16A14 gene encoding monocarboxylate transporter 14 isoform X1, with translation MERGTSWKMYTSHEDIGYDFEDDPKDKKTLKPHPDIDGGWAWVMVLSSFFVHILIMGSQMALGVLNVEWLEEFHQSRGLTAWVSSLSMGVTLIVGPFIGLFINTCGCRRTAIIGGLLNSLGWVLSAYAVNVYYLFITFGLAAGFGSGMAYLPAVVMVGRYFQKRRALAQGLSTTGTGFGTFLMTVLLKYLCAEYGWRNAMFIQGAVSLNLCVCGALMRPLSPGMDGDGPEGKAPHHVLPAHSTESIRSSGQLRDAEEKRGGPGTEDSSLGDAPAQACQEKAAHRKDMCAFRLLKTVSQLTMRVRKGFWDWYSGYFGTASLFTNRMFVAFIFWALFAYSSFVIPFIHLPEIVNLYNLSEQNDVFPLTSIIAIVHIFGKVVLGIVADLPCISVWNVFLMANFTLVLSIFILPLMHTYAGLAVICALIGFSSGYFSLMPVVTEDLVGIEHLANAYGIIICANGISALLGPPFAGWIYDITQKYDFSFYISGLLYMVGILFLLIQPCIQIIEQSRKKYMDGANV